The proteins below are encoded in one region of Pseudomonas putida S13.1.2:
- a CDS encoding acetyl-CoA C-acyltransferase family protein, producing the protein MSSPEIYVVSAVRSAIGGFGGSLKDLPLADLATAITRAAIERSGVAAEQIGHMVMGTVIPTEPRDAYLSRVAAMNAGMPKETPAFNVNRLCGSGLQAIVSATQCLLLGDADVAVAAGAESMSRGPYLLPQARWGARMGDLQGIDYTVGVLQDPFEHFHMGITAENVAAKHGITREMQDELALTSQRRAARAIAEGRFDSQIVPVELKTRKGTVQFAVDEHVRGDVTAEQLAGMKTVFKKDGTVTAGNASGINDGAAGLVLASGDAVRRLGLKPLARLVGYAHAGVEPELMGLGPIPATRKVLEKTGLKLQDLDVIESNEAFAAQACAVARELGFDPEKVNPNGSGISLGHPVGATGAIIATKAIHELQRIQGRYALATMCIGGGQGIAVVFERV; encoded by the coding sequence ATGAGCAGCCCAGAAATCTACGTCGTCAGTGCCGTGCGTTCCGCCATCGGTGGTTTTGGAGGCTCGCTCAAGGACCTGCCCCTGGCCGACCTGGCCACTGCCATCACCCGCGCCGCCATCGAGCGCTCGGGCGTGGCCGCCGAGCAGATCGGCCATATGGTCATGGGCACCGTGATCCCGACCGAACCGCGCGATGCCTACCTGTCGCGGGTTGCCGCGATGAACGCCGGCATGCCCAAAGAAACACCTGCCTTCAACGTCAACCGCCTGTGCGGCTCGGGCCTGCAGGCCATCGTCTCTGCCACTCAGTGCCTGCTGCTCGGTGATGCTGACGTGGCCGTGGCCGCCGGTGCCGAGTCCATGAGCCGTGGCCCGTACCTGCTGCCGCAGGCGCGCTGGGGCGCGCGCATGGGCGACCTGCAAGGCATCGACTACACCGTCGGCGTGCTGCAGGACCCGTTCGAACACTTCCACATGGGCATCACCGCAGAAAACGTCGCCGCCAAACACGGCATTACCCGCGAGATGCAGGATGAACTGGCCCTGACCAGCCAGCGCCGCGCCGCCCGCGCCATTGCCGAAGGCCGTTTCGACAGCCAGATCGTCCCGGTGGAGCTGAAAACCCGCAAAGGCACCGTACAGTTCGCCGTGGACGAGCACGTGCGTGGCGACGTCACCGCCGAGCAACTGGCCGGCATGAAGACCGTGTTCAAAAAGGACGGCACCGTGACTGCCGGCAACGCCAGCGGCATCAACGATGGCGCGGCCGGCCTGGTGCTGGCCAGCGGTGATGCCGTGCGTCGCCTGGGCCTGAAGCCGCTGGCGCGCCTGGTGGGCTATGCCCACGCCGGTGTCGAGCCCGAACTGATGGGCCTTGGCCCGATCCCGGCCACCCGCAAGGTGCTGGAAAAGACCGGCCTGAAACTGCAGGACCTGGACGTGATCGAGTCCAACGAAGCGTTCGCCGCCCAGGCCTGCGCCGTGGCCCGCGAGCTGGGCTTCGACCCGGAGAAGGTCAACCCCAACGGTTCGGGTATTTCCCTGGGCCACCCGGTGGGTGCCACTGGCGCGATCATCGCCACCAAGGCCATCCATGAACTGCAGCGCATTCAGGGCCGCTACGCCCTGGCGACCATGTGCATCGGTGGCGGCCAAGGCATCGCCGTAGTCTTCGAGCGCGTCTGA
- a CDS encoding 3-hydroxybutyryl-CoA dehydrogenase, whose translation MSIEQIAVIGAGTMGNGIAQVCAVAGYQVLLVDVSDAALERGVATLSKNLERQVSKGTLDADKAAAAKTRIRTSTDYAQLSSAQLVIEAATESLQLKQRILQQVAANVAADCLIATNTSSLSVTQLAASIEHPERFIGVHFFNPVPMMALVEIIRGLQTSDSTYAQALVVTEKVGKTPITAGNRPGFVVNRILVPMINEAIFVRQEGLASAEDIDTGMRLGCNQPIGPLALADLIGLDTLLAIMEAFHEGFNDSKYRPAPLLKEMVAAGWLGRKTGRGFFTY comes from the coding sequence ATGAGCATTGAACAGATCGCCGTGATCGGCGCCGGCACCATGGGCAACGGCATTGCCCAGGTGTGCGCCGTCGCCGGCTACCAGGTGCTGCTGGTGGATGTTTCCGACGCGGCGCTGGAGCGCGGCGTGGCCACCTTGAGCAAGAACCTCGAACGCCAGGTCAGCAAGGGCACCCTGGATGCGGACAAGGCCGCTGCGGCGAAAACGCGTATCCGCACCAGCACCGACTACGCCCAGCTTAGCAGCGCGCAGCTGGTGATCGAGGCCGCCACCGAAAGCCTGCAGCTCAAGCAGCGCATTTTGCAGCAAGTGGCCGCCAACGTCGCCGCCGACTGCCTGATCGCCACCAACACTTCGTCGCTGTCGGTCACCCAGCTGGCCGCCAGCATCGAGCACCCCGAGCGCTTCATCGGTGTGCACTTCTTCAATCCGGTGCCGATGATGGCGCTGGTCGAGATCATTCGCGGCCTGCAGACCAGCGACAGCACCTACGCCCAGGCGCTGGTGGTGACTGAAAAGGTCGGCAAGACCCCGATCACCGCAGGCAACCGCCCGGGCTTCGTGGTCAACCGCATCCTGGTGCCGATGATCAACGAGGCGATCTTCGTGCGCCAGGAAGGCCTGGCCAGTGCCGAGGACATCGACACCGGCATGCGCCTGGGCTGCAACCAGCCCATCGGCCCGCTGGCACTGGCCGACCTGATCGGCCTGGACACCCTGCTGGCGATCATGGAGGCCTTCCATGAAGGCTTCAACGACAGCAAGTACCGCCCTGCCCCGCTGCTCAAGGAAATGGTCGCGGCCGGTTGGCTGGGGCGCAAGACCGGCCGCGGTTTCTTCACCTACTGA